The following proteins come from a genomic window of Streptomyces sp. GS7:
- a CDS encoding cation diffusion facilitator family transporter — protein MSEHPHTHESPDHHHGHGAHHHPHPTAVRHDHGDHRHDHDRNHDHVHGEGRWASFRHQLAHVVTPHSHEAMDKVDSAMETSREGMRTLWLSLGILGLTTVIQAMIVAISGSVALLGDTIHNAADALTAVPLGIAFVVGRRAANRRYTYGYGRAEDLAGIAIVLTIAASSALAAYEAIDRLLHPRDVTHLWAVALAALVGFIGNEWVAGYRIRTGRKIGSAALVADGLHARTDGFTSLAVLLGAGGVALGWRWADPAVGLLITVAILMVLKGAAREVYRRLMDSVDPHLVDTAETTLRDINGVLGTGQVRMRWIGHALRAEADIVVDPHLTVVQAHEVAVAAEHALIHAVPRLTAATVHTDHLTDGTDPHAALSHHAGR, from the coding sequence GTGAGCGAGCACCCCCACACCCACGAGTCGCCTGATCACCACCACGGCCACGGTGCGCACCACCACCCGCACCCCACCGCCGTCCGCCACGATCACGGTGACCACCGGCACGACCACGACCGTAACCATGATCACGTGCACGGGGAGGGCCGGTGGGCCAGTTTCCGACACCAGCTTGCGCACGTGGTCACTCCGCACAGCCACGAGGCGATGGACAAGGTCGACTCGGCCATGGAGACCTCCCGCGAGGGCATGCGCACCCTGTGGCTCTCCTTGGGCATCCTCGGGCTGACCACGGTCATCCAGGCGATGATCGTGGCGATATCCGGTTCGGTGGCGCTGCTGGGCGACACCATCCACAACGCCGCCGACGCGCTGACCGCCGTCCCGCTCGGCATCGCGTTCGTCGTGGGCCGCCGGGCGGCGAACCGCCGCTACACCTACGGCTACGGCCGAGCCGAGGACCTGGCCGGCATCGCCATCGTCCTGACCATCGCCGCGTCCTCCGCGCTCGCCGCCTACGAGGCCATAGACCGGCTGCTGCACCCACGAGACGTCACCCACCTGTGGGCGGTGGCCCTCGCCGCCCTGGTCGGCTTCATCGGCAACGAGTGGGTGGCCGGCTACCGCATCCGCACGGGCCGCAAGATCGGCTCCGCCGCACTGGTCGCCGACGGCCTGCACGCCCGCACCGACGGCTTCACCTCCCTGGCCGTGCTCCTGGGAGCCGGCGGTGTCGCCCTCGGTTGGCGCTGGGCGGACCCTGCGGTCGGCCTCCTGATCACCGTCGCGATCCTCATGGTGCTCAAAGGCGCCGCCCGCGAGGTCTACCGTCGCTTGATGGACTCCGTCGACCCCCACCTCGTCGACACCGCCGAGACCACACTCCGCGACATCAACGGCGTCCTGGGCACCGGGCAGGTCCGCATGCGGTGGATCGGCCATGCCCTGCGGGCCGAGGCCGACATCGTCGTCGATCCCCACCTGACCGTCGTCCAGGCCCATGAAGTCGCCGTCGCCGCCGAGCATGCCCTCATCCACGCCGTCCCACGCCTGACCGCCGCCACCGTCCACACCGACCACCTGACGGACGGCACCGACCCACACGCCGCCCTCAGCCACCACGCCGGCCGCTGA
- a CDS encoding MgtC/SapB family protein, translating to MVIVNEWQMVDNIAAGLGFGAAIGLERQWRARMAGLRTNALVAAGSALFVLLSNYGFTQATSTVGYDGSRVAAQIVSGIGFLGAGVIIRDGLSVRGLNTAATLWCSAAVGALAGTGLYVLAGLGTLAVVGANLLLRPLGRRLDREPRGGAEVATDYYFEAVCTEPEEAHIRALIVQAVAQPGFRLRSVFSRDAEEGKVTVAAELTTERRDDSLLEAAVSRLSLEPAVSAVSWTVIGHPDEADYPADEASHRRFRDFFTGWGHGRAPRR from the coding sequence ATGGTCATCGTCAACGAGTGGCAGATGGTGGACAACATTGCTGCCGGGCTCGGCTTCGGCGCTGCCATCGGCTTGGAGCGGCAGTGGCGGGCTCGGATGGCTGGGCTGCGGACGAACGCGCTGGTGGCCGCCGGGTCGGCGCTCTTCGTCCTGCTGTCCAACTACGGCTTTACGCAGGCCACCAGTACCGTCGGATACGACGGCTCACGGGTCGCGGCCCAGATCGTCTCCGGCATCGGCTTCCTGGGAGCCGGTGTCATCATCCGCGACGGGCTGAGCGTGCGCGGACTCAACACCGCGGCCACACTGTGGTGTTCGGCTGCTGTCGGCGCCCTGGCCGGCACGGGGCTGTACGTCCTGGCGGGGCTCGGCACACTTGCGGTGGTGGGTGCCAACCTGCTGCTGCGGCCGCTGGGCCGGCGCCTGGACCGGGAGCCGCGCGGCGGCGCCGAGGTCGCCACCGACTACTACTTCGAGGCGGTGTGCACCGAGCCGGAGGAGGCACACATCAGAGCCCTGATCGTCCAGGCCGTCGCCCAGCCTGGCTTCCGGCTGCGCTCGGTGTTCAGCCGCGACGCGGAGGAAGGGAAGGTCACCGTCGCCGCGGAACTCACCACCGAGCGTCGTGATGACTCCCTTCTTGAAGCGGCTGTCAGTCGACTGTCGTTGGAGCCCGCGGTCTCCGCAGTGAGCTGGACGGTGATCGGCCACCCGGACGAGGCCGATTACCCTGCGGACGAGGCGTCCCACCGCCGGTTCCGGGACTTCTTCACCGGGTGGGGGCACGGGAGAGCACCACGGCGGTAG
- a CDS encoding metalloregulator ArsR/SmtB family transcription factor, with protein MNARMHLSGAHASQQPDDGERLAVAVDVLGLLADRTRLALLRRLGEGEADVTTLTAATTAARTSVSQHLARLRLAGLVATRKEGRRVVYALRHGHLRRLVDEALNVADHQIGHLPPHD; from the coding sequence ATGAACGCACGCATGCATCTATCAGGTGCGCATGCCTCGCAACAGCCAGACGACGGCGAGCGCCTGGCTGTGGCCGTGGACGTGCTCGGCCTGCTCGCCGACCGCACCCGCCTGGCCCTGCTGCGGCGGCTCGGCGAGGGAGAAGCCGACGTCACGACGCTGACCGCGGCGACCACGGCGGCGCGGACCTCGGTCAGCCAGCACCTGGCACGGCTGCGACTGGCCGGCCTGGTAGCCACCCGCAAGGAGGGGCGCCGCGTGGTGTACGCCCTGCGGCACGGGCACCTGCGCCGGTTGGTCGACGAGGCGCTGAACGTCGCGGACCATCAGATCGGCCACCTGCCGCCCCACGACTGA